The sequence below is a genomic window from Lolium perenne isolate Kyuss_39 chromosome 4, Kyuss_2.0, whole genome shotgun sequence.
TAGGGTATTGATAATATTCAACGGATGTGGATTGTCCGATATTTTTTGCAGATTATCCGAGGTTCTCAAAGAGGATAATCTGATAAAATAATCCTACCCCAACTATCTAAACAACATAGTTAGTTCATGGATCCAACTATATTTTCTACAAGCACGTAACTTTCTTTGGTATATGAACAAGTCTGAAAGTTTAGCTATAGTGTAATGTTAAATTTTACATTAAACAAAtgtatttcttattttatttatatatttttcTCAACCATCCGCTTCCGATCTGAGTTCGCTCTATCTTCGTAATCCGATATACTCCACGTCTGGATCCGTATCTGATCATTATCAGCTCCGATCCAAATCTGATATAAAAATATGGTAATAGCAAAATTCGATCTGATTCAATCCGTTTACATTTGCTGGAAGGCCGCAAGAGCTCGAGAAGCAATCGGACGCTAAGGCCACGGCCCAGCCCAACACGAGCCGCCGCTCCTTAGCTGCACTGACCTAGCGACCGGCTGTGCAGCCTCAGTCCAAATTCGGGACGTCGCCCCTCTTCCACACTGTCAGTCCCTCCCACTCCCCCAAAGCAGCTGGCGGCAAGCCTTCCCGGCGGCCACCGCCCACCGGCAAGCCCCTTCTCCGGCGCGACCGCTGCTTATTGTAGCACCGAGCGCGCTCCCCATCGCGCACTACCTGAATCAACCAGTCACCCGGTGAGTTCCCGTTCCCTTCCTCTCCTCCGGGCTCGTGCCGCATGTCTGCGCTCAAGTGCTGTTACTGATCCGAGATCGTGGATCCGTGCAGATCTCACTGCAGCCTGTTCAGCCGTCCTGGATTCCCCTCCCCCTAGCTGGTGACTGGTGAGTCCTCGCGTGTAAACCGTCTCATTTCCCTCATCATATCGCCTCTCACAAGTCACTAGGGTCAATGCATCATAGACTCTGAAGGCACTTTTTGTTTCACTTTTTTAGATCACATTTTCTTTTTGCACATGACAAGTTGATAACAACATGCCTATTATTGTTCCATTGTTGCCGGCTTATTGTGAAATGGGTGGCCAACGAATCATGGGAAAACTATACTAGTTTTATTATTCGCGAAACTATATGTACGTAGCAGCATCCCCATGCCAAATTTAACGGTGAATCTCTGTGCCATGCGGCATGGACCAGCAGCGCATAcacaaatatgcttgatggctttGCTCATTTGTAAATTCTGATCTAAATCACAAAAGTATTGATATAAGGGGACCAACAAAAAGTTGCACTCATATATAGTTTATGAGGTGAAAGTTGGATATGGTTTCAGTTCAAACGGGGGACATGTTCCTAATTATCAAGTGTTGGCCTAATTTTGACCTATATTGTGCGTATGACCATTTCATTCAGTTCTGCATAAATACCAAGTTCCTCAGATTTATAATCATCTATTTTCTTCTCCTTTGATGTAGATATAACTAACTTTGATGACAACAATCGCGTTACCTGATGACCTGGTGGTGGATATCCTATCTCGGCTGCCGTTGAAGTCCTTTTGCCGCTTCAAATGTGTCTGCAAGTCTTGGCTTGCTTTCTCATCTGATCCACACTACCGCAAGAAGCTCCCAAGATCTCCCTCTGGTCTCTTGTGGCAAAAACCTGAGCATGGTACTGCCATCGGTTTCGCTAGACTTCCCTCGGGTGACAGGGATATTGACACAACACTTTGCTTTGTGCCATCTTATGCACACCCTTTAAAGCTTAATCATTGCAGCAATGGCCTACTTGTTTGTCATAGTGGGGATTCCAACGCCATTGTGTGCAATCCGGCAACTGAAGAGTGGATGTCACTTCCATGTACTCAGCCTGGATCATCTGGCTCCCATAGTTATCTCAGGTTGGGTTTTGATCCACTATGGTCCCAACACTTTTATGTGTTCAACTTTCAGTGGTACCTATTCCCAGATGGTGTATACAGATATGAAGTTAAGGTATTTTACTCCGAGGATTCCACATGGTCTAGTTGTCTTTGGGAAACTAGTGATGCACTTTTGGGTGTTTCACTCTTTCTAAGCGGAGTCTTGTATGTGAAGAGCTCATTGGCGCATGAACTTCTAGCGCTGGATGCAACTGACACATGCTCACAGTTGCCCAATGCTAGGACTATTCAGCTGCCCGGATTTCCAAACGGACTAGCAGGTTTTTCTTTTGAGAATGGCTGTATTTCCCTGTCATGTGGGGTCTTGTGCTATGCACAACAAGAATTGGATGGCTGTATGATGCGAATCTGGAGTTTGGAAGGCTCTGGGAGGTGGGTGGTGAAGCATCGTCTAAGCATGAACGATGTATTTGGCAGGGATTTGTTGCTCCGTAACACTAACACTGCAGAAACGTGGTTTTTCGATTATTACATCCTAGCTATTGACTTGGAGAGGGAGCTAGTTATCGTTGCTGACCGAATCGCTCATATGGTCTTCTCATTTAGCATTAGTACTGGAAAATTGTCGGGGATTTGGATTGACAGTGAACCATGGCTAATTTACTACTACTACGTGCCATACTACAACAAGTTTCCAGCTTCAGTGCTTCAAAGGGCTCAAGTTTCCACAATCGCATTACCTGATGACCTGGTGGTGGAGATACTGTCTCGGCTGCCGTTGAAGTCCTTTTGCCGTTTCAAATGTGTCTGCAAGTCTTGGCTGGCCTTCTCATCTGATGCACACTACCGCCAGAAGCTCCCAAGAACCCCCACTGGTTTCTTGTACCAAAAACGTGAGCTTGACACCAGCATACATCTCGCCAGACTTCCCTCAAGTGACAGGGACATTGACACAACACTGAGCTTTCTGCCTTGTGATGGGTACCCCTTGGAGCTTAATGGCTGCAGCAATGGACTACTTCTTTCTTATAGTCGAGGTAGTACAGATGCAGAAATTTCCAACGCCATTGTGTGCAATCCGGCAACTGAAGAGTGGATGGAACTTCCATATACTCAACCTGGACCAACCGTCACCTTTAGTTACCTCATGCTGTGTTTTGATCCACTATGGTCCCAGCACTTTTATGTGTTCAATTTTCAGGAGAGCTATTTCTCAGCAGTTGAACACAAAACTGAAGTGAAGGTATTTTTCTCCGAGAATTCCACATGGTCTACTTGTCTTTGGGAATCTGATGATCCATGTTGGTCTGATGCACTCTTCGTAAATGGAGTGTTGTATGTGGAGAACACATTGTTGCATGATATTTTGGCGCTCGATGCACCGGACACATGCACACAATTGCTCAATGAAAGGACCATTCAGCTGCCAGGATTTGCAAGCGGGCCAAGCCAGGGGTTTGGTTGTTGGAATGGACGTCTTTGCCAGTCATGTGGGGTCTTATGTTTTGCACAACAAGAATTGGATGGTTGTATGATGCGAATCTGGAGTTTGGAAGGCTCTGACGGGTGGGTGGTGAAGCATCGTCTAAATATTAACAATGTACTTGGGAGGGACATAATCCTTCGTACTTGTACGTACGGATCGTGGTATTTTGAGTATGACATCTTTGCTTTTGACTTGGAGAGGGAGCTTGTTATTCTTGTTGACCGAATCGCTGATAATGTCCTCCTAGATAATCCCCGCAACGGAAAAGTCATCCCATTTAGCATCAGTACTGGAAAACTTTTGGAGATTTGGAATGCCAGCGAACCAGGCTGGGGTTACTACTACGTGCCATACTACCACAAGTTTCTAGCTTCAGTACTTCGAAGGGCATAAGATGAATGTTAGATTGTATGTGTTACCAAATGAATGATGTAATCTGTAAGCATCTTTTGGGCACTAGTTCTACCAAAACAGCTGTTATGTATGCACTGGATTAATGGTTTGTCTATATGTTGTGTTCATCTAACTGGTACTTCTCATTTTCTTCTGCTAGTCTACTTTATGAAAATTGCAGAATAAATTCCTGTCTTTTTGAGAACATCTCAAGTGACCTGAAGTTGCTCGTTTATTGGTGATTTTATTTTTCTGTATAGTGGCTGGGGGAACTCTTGTAGTCTTGCCATGATTTCAGTTACCGTGGCATTATTATCTAAGTTGTTTTGGTTCTTTGGGGACTGTGGCATCTTCTTTATCTGAAAAGAACGCTAAACTAGGCACGTGTTTGTGGTCTTATTACTGTTGTTCCTGTTTAGTACTACTTTATCATCTTATACTGTACGGAGTAACAATTATTCCAACTCCACCCGCTTTCCTTTACAGCAATGGAGCCGATGAAGTTCTTCTGTTTTGTACAAAAATGTTGGAGGAGGAAAATAAAAACTGGATGGGGATTATCAGGCTGATAAATATGCATCTACCATCTCATGGAGTTTCAAATCCGCATGAAACAACGACTATGATAAGCTGAATTTAGTCATTTGGTGTTCTGGCTAGGGACATCAATTATGATGAAACTAATTTATCTTGCTTTGCTGCAAAACTCAGAAGTAAATTTCTCTGTCTTGTTTATATGATAAACATCCTGGAGTAACATTTGGTACAAGGACATGTGAAACAGTGTGTTCCTTTCTTGTGTGTTTTCTGTCTAGCGGCTGGTAACTCTTGTAAACTTGTCGCGCTTCAGTTTCCGTTGTTTCTTGGTTGTTGGGCAGTGGCATGTTCTCTTCTTACTCCCCCGTCCATAAATGGATAGTGTCTACGTTTATCTAAATTTTTAACAGATCTAATAGATCTATTGATGAATATGGGTAGTACTAGAATAGATTTGGATGCGTGGATAATTTACTCTTCATCCTGCTTAGCAGCACCGTTTTGTGACTTTGTGATCATCCTGAAATAGCTACTCAACTGCACCTGGAAACTCATGTACTAAGAACTTAGGCTTTAGTATTTTTCAGCAATGTAGCCGACGCCATGCCCTGGTCTGTACAAAATAAAGGGAAATAGAAATAAAAGGTGGATAATCAGATTGATCGGTAATTTGTCGGAGATTCAAAGCCAGACAGGAAACACCAATCATAATCACCGAAGTATCAATCCCCTTTTTTCATAAAAATACTATAAGGTAAACAACGGTTATTACCGTGCGTGCTGGCCCAACAACGGTCCACCCATTTCTACCCCCAACAGCGACTGCCCACTCTCACCACGCACACAGCAGACGCTAGTGCTCGCTCCCATCCAGCCGTGGCGGCGTAGCGGCGGCGATCCTGCACTGCGGATCCAGGTACTCCTTGCTTCGGAACATTGTCGCTTCTGGATCTAGTTCTTCAGAATCGGAGATTAGGTATTTAGGTCTACCCTGCTCGATCTGGCCCTCGTTGACTCTATCGAATTCGCGGGTGAGTAGCAGCAGCCGCATCAGCAAAAGCTGGGAATGCAAATGCGTGTAGTCGTAGCCTGGTAATCTGGGTATGGCGAGTAGCGAGCAGGACATCACCCGGGATCCGGCCTGAAGACGCCTTGTAGTATTGTGCCAACAACCATCAGGGCTCAGGGGCAGTGTATACCTGCAGCGGAGAGTTGACTCTTTAATCACCGTATAGGCTATTTTTTTTTCAGGGAGCGTCTAATGCTATCTTGAATGTTGATTATATATCTTAATGGAAGAGAAAAGCTGATTTAGACCCACAATAAACAGTAAAAAAGGGAAACTGGTTTACTGATGTGTGCTATTCTTTGTACTTAGATTAGAAGGAAAAATTCTTAGACAAGAGAGGAATATCAAAATCTGTCCTTGTATATACCTGGCCGTGTatatataaaaagaaaaaaaCTGAAACTGGTTAGTTACATGCATGTTTTATTTTAAATTGTGTGCAACTTTATGGATGTTTTAATCTATCGGATTATGAGTCGCTCGACTTGTCGTGGCTTGTCGCGCGACTTGTCGTCCTGTTGCAACCTCACTGTCGACAACCTAGAGTGACACGACTAGTTGAAGTTGTCGATCGACAAGTTGACGGCAAATCACGTCTTGTCTCTGTTTTTGAGTGGAGCGACTAGTTCTGGGCTGGGACAAAAAGGCCTGCCCGTGAAACCCAACCCCTCAAGATCGAAACAGACCCCTCCCACCCATCCGTCTTTCCTCTGGATGCCCATCCCCTTGTGCCGCATCTCACTTGCCACCCGCTCGCCTATGCCATCACAGAAGTGGAGGCCCTGCCCACTGGATGCAATTTTCACAGTATCAGGTTGCTCGCCACTCCCCTATGCCATAAATATATTGTAGTATACTACTAATAGTAGCGTATTTACTTAGTATTTATTTAGTAGTTACAACTCGACTACATGTCGACAAGTCTAGCACTAGCAGTCGAGACTAGTCACGACTAGTCTGTGAGTCGGTACCCCAGCGACAAGTTGCGACTCAGCGACTCGTAATCCTTGACGGATTCATCTCAATGGGACTCTGCAAATGGCGTTCGTTTTGTATTGGCTACAGCAGGTACTTAGAATTAATAGTTTCAGTTAAGTCACTTTTGCTTTCAGTCCTAGACTTGCGCTTGTTTTCAGTACAGGCGGCTCATGTTTTTTGTCTAGGTTGGAGTTGGCCGTTCCTTGTATTGTTAATTAATCACGTGTAGTTCTCCTGCATACTGCGGAGAAAAACTTTATGTCTACAAACATAGAACTCTGGTTTAATGATGTGTGATATTCTTTTGATATAGAAATGGCAATTTCGTAGACAGCCTAGGAATATAAAATCTGTCTTTTTATGTACAGGATTCTCCTGTTTTAAGGGCCACACATTTGCTAATTCTGATGTGAACCACAAAAGCATGGGTGGGGACCAACAAGAATGTGCATTTGTTATTTTTTGAGGGGCGGGACTTTCCTAAAGTTTTTAGTTCAAATGGCATTTACACAACACATGTAGTTTATTTTTTCTCGGTTTTCTTATGATATTTTTCCTTCTCTTTCGATGCAGATAATTTCAGATGCTAGGTTGGCTCAAACGAGATAGAAAACCCCAGCAGGGGATGTCCACATCTGTACTACCTGATGAGCTGGTGGTGGACATCCTGTCTCGACTGCCACTGAAGTCGGTTTGCCGCTTCAAATGTGTTTGCAAGTCTTGGCTTGCCTTCTCCTCTCATCCGTACTACCGCCAGAAGCTCCCACGAACTCCTGCCGGCCTCTTGTACCGACAACGTGAGCCCGTCAGACTTCCCTGGTCTCTTGGCACTTCCATCCATCTCGCCAGTCTTCCTGGAAAGGGCAGTGAAATTGACACGAGACTTAACTTTGTGCCACTACGTTATAAGAACTCAAACCTTGAAGATTGCAGCAATGGCCTACTTCTTTGTTATCAGGGAGGAGGTTATAAGCGTGAAGAAATTTCCAATGCCATTGTGTGCAATCCAGCAACTCAAGAGTGGATGGCACTTCCAAATACTGAACCTGGACCTCCTATTTGCAGTACTGATCTCAGGTTGTGCTTCGATCCATTATGGTCTCAGCACTTCTATGTCTTCAAATTCCAGTCGATCCCGCACTTGACCCCCCATATTGGGACCACGACTGAAGTTGAGGTATTTTTCTCCGAAGACTCCTCGTGGTCTGATTGTCTTTGGGAAACTGAGCATGCATTTGTTGGTGATGCACTCTTCGTAAATGGTGTGTTATATGTGAAGCACTTATGGCTCCGTGAAATTCTAGCGCTCGACGCACCTGACACAAGTGCACAAGGGCTCAATAGTAGGATCGTTCAGCTGCCAGGGTTTGCAAATGACATGTTTAACTGTTGTGATGGGTGCCTTTGCCAAGCATCAAGTGTCTTATGCTATGCGAAACAAGAAATGGATGGCTGTGTAGTGAGAATTTGGAGTTTGGAAGGCTCTGACAAGTGGGTAGTGAAGCATCGTGTAAGGATGGCTGATGTATTCGGGAGGGACAATTTGCTCAGCATCGATACTGAAGGATATTGGCATTTCGATTATGACATCCTTGCTTTTGACATGGAGAGAGAGCTAGTCATCCTCGAATACAAGAAAGCTGATAAGATCATCTCAGTTAGCATCAGTACTGGAAAACGCTCGCGGTTTGTAAAGATTCCTAAAAAGTTCACTCAACTGTACCGCAGTCTATTCTATGTGCCATACTATGGTGAGGTTCCAGCTTTGGTGCGCTAGATGGCTCAGGTGCTATTAGTGTTCTACTTTGTAAGCACCTTTTGTGCATTAGCTGCATGAATCAGACGTTACGTAATGTACTAGATTGTAGGCTTTGTGTGCCATTTTCCGAATGGTGTAGTATGCCTTATTGGCCTGTCGACTCTGATCCAACTCATGCTCGCTTAATATGGAAAACTTCAGCTTAAGTAGCTCTGTTGTGTTGATGTTTTTAACATGTGGATATATATCCTGGGCACATGacatcggaaattcaattcggctcctgggtgcatatgctccctctaccaacaaaacatatttcgaagtgtgaaaattttttgataaaaaattctacatgtacatctccataatata
It includes:
- the LOC127292253 gene encoding uncharacterized protein; translation: MTTIALPDDLVVDILSRLPLKSFCRFKCVCKSWLAFSSDPHYRKKLPRSPSGLLWQKPEHGTAIGFARLPSGDRDIDTTLCFVPSYAHPLKLNHCSNGLLVCHSGDSNAIVCNPATEEWMSLPCTQPGSSGSHSYLRLGFDPLWSQHFYVFNFQWYLFPDGVYRYEVKVFYSEDSTWSSCLWETSDALLGVSLFLSGVLYVKSSLAHELLALDATDTCSQLPNARTIQLPGFPNGLAGFSFENGCISLSCGVLCYAQQELDGCMMRIWSLEGSGRWVVKHRLSMNDVFGRDLLLRNTNTAETWFFDYYILAIDLERELVIVADRIAHMVFSFSISTGKLSGIWIDSEPWLIYYYYVPYYNKFPASVLQRAQVSTIALPDDLVVEILSRLPLKSFCRFKCVCKSWLAFSSDAHYRQKLPRTPTGFLYQKRELDTSIHLARLPSSDRDIDTTLSFLPCDGYPLELNGCSNGLLLSYSRGSTDAEISNAIVCNPATEEWMELPYTQPGPTVTFSYLMLCFDPLWSQHFYVFNFQESYFSAVEHKTEVKVFFSENSTWSTCLWESDDPCWSDALFVNGVLYVENTLLHDILALDAPDTCTQLLNERTIQLPGFASGPSQGFGCWNGRLCQSCGVLCFAQQELDGCMMRIWSLEGSDGWVVKHRLNINNVLGRDIILRTCTYGSWYFEYDIFAFDLERELVILVDRIADNVLLDNPRNGKVIPFSISTGKLLEIWNASEPGWGYYYVPYYHKFLASVLRRA
- the LOC127346705 gene encoding F-box protein At5g49610 is translated as MSTSVLPDELVVDILSRLPLKSVCRFKCVCKSWLAFSSHPYYRQKLPRTPAGLLYRQREPVRLPWSLGTSIHLASLPGKGSEIDTRLNFVPLRYKNSNLEDCSNGLLLCYQGGGYKREEISNAIVCNPATQEWMALPNTEPGPPICSTDLRLCFDPLWSQHFYVFKFQSIPHLTPHIGTTTEVEVFFSEDSSWSDCLWETEHAFVGDALFVNGVLYVKHLWLREILALDAPDTSAQGLNSRIVQLPGFANDMFNCCDGCLCQASSVLCYAKQEMDGCVVRIWSLEGSDKWVVKHRVRMADVFGRDNLLSIDTEGYWHFDYDILAFDMERELVILEYKKADKIISVSISTGKRSRFVKIPKKFTQLYRSLFYVPYYGEVPALVR